A part of Streptococcus porcinus genomic DNA contains:
- the tilS gene encoding tRNA lysidine(34) synthetase TilS produces MIYSKIYTYCLQKAFFKNHKKVLIAVSGGVDSMNLLHFLHTFKRQLDISIAIAHVNHKQRKESELEEDYLKKWAEQHDIPIFIDYFKGNFSEQRARDFRYQFFKRIMVQGDYTALVTAHHADDQVETVFMRLIRGSLLRYLAGIKEVQPFSGGQLIRPFLHFHKNDLPNPYHFEDSSNLGLDYFRNRVRNFYLKELERENPKLSESILALAEESETLFIALADLTNHIDVTDRKIFLEQTDSVQFYLLQNYLAKFDDLFLSRKQVKEVLHILRAKGQGEFFLKNNYELVITSNQFHIRKIRLETEPKEMELLLKYDSDLSYQSYKFTFGSKGANIAGEFTIPIYHLTPIILRRRQPGDKIDFGTFSKKLRRLFIDEKFSQQERKEAIIGVQENEIIFVMIAGKTYLRKASERDIMKARLYIEKLRKR; encoded by the coding sequence ATGATATATTCAAAAATTTATACTTATTGTCTTCAAAAAGCTTTTTTTAAAAATCATAAAAAGGTTTTAATAGCTGTTTCAGGTGGAGTAGATTCAATGAATTTACTGCACTTTTTACATACCTTTAAACGTCAATTAGATATAAGTATTGCTATTGCTCATGTCAATCACAAACAAAGAAAAGAGTCTGAATTAGAGGAAGACTATTTAAAAAAATGGGCTGAACAACATGATATCCCAATTTTTATTGACTATTTCAAAGGTAATTTTTCAGAGCAGAGGGCGCGTGATTTTCGCTACCAATTTTTCAAAAGGATAATGGTTCAAGGAGATTACACAGCCCTTGTGACAGCACATCATGCAGATGATCAAGTGGAAACTGTTTTTATGCGTCTGATTAGAGGGAGCTTACTCCGATATCTTGCTGGAATCAAAGAAGTTCAGCCATTTTCCGGTGGCCAATTGATTAGACCATTTTTACACTTTCATAAAAATGATTTACCTAATCCTTATCATTTTGAAGACAGTAGTAATTTAGGTCTTGATTATTTTCGAAATCGCGTCCGCAACTTTTATTTGAAAGAATTAGAAAGAGAGAATCCTAAGTTAAGTGAGTCAATATTAGCTCTCGCTGAGGAATCTGAGACTCTTTTTATAGCACTAGCGGACTTAACAAATCACATTGATGTTACAGATAGAAAAATATTTCTAGAACAAACAGACTCTGTTCAATTCTACTTATTACAAAATTATTTAGCAAAATTTGATGACCTATTTTTATCTCGCAAGCAGGTTAAAGAAGTATTACATATTTTAAGAGCAAAAGGACAGGGAGAATTTTTCTTAAAAAATAACTACGAGCTTGTTATTACATCTAATCAATTTCACATTCGAAAAATCAGGCTTGAGACGGAGCCCAAGGAGATGGAGCTTCTGTTAAAATATGACTCAGACCTTTCTTACCAATCTTATAAGTTTACTTTCGGGTCCAAAGGAGCTAATATAGCGGGTGAATTCACTATTCCAATCTATCACTTAACGCCCATAATACTTCGTAGGCGCCAGCCTGGTGATAAAATTGATTTTGGAACATTTTCTAAAAAGCTTAGACGACTCTTTATTGATGAGAAATTTTCCCAACAAGAGAGGAAAGAAGCTATTATTGGGGTTCAAGAAAATGAAATTATCTTTGTTATGATAGCTGGTAAAACATATTTGAGAAAAGCATCAGAACGTGATATAATGAAGGCTAGACTCTATATTGAAAAATTAAGAAAAAGGTGA
- the hpt gene encoding hypoxanthine phosphoribosyltransferase → MLEQDIKKILYSEEDIILKTKELGQQLTKDYHGKNPLLVGVLKGSVPFMSELMKHIDTHVEIDFMVVSSYHGGTTSSGEVKILKDVDTNIEGRDILFVEDIIDTGRTLKYLRDMFKYRKANSVKIATLFDKPEGRVVEIEADYVCYDVPNEFIVGFGLDYEENYRNLPYVGVLKEEIYSK, encoded by the coding sequence ATGCTTGAGCAAGATATTAAAAAAATTCTTTATTCAGAAGAAGATATCATTTTGAAGACTAAAGAACTTGGCCAACAGTTAACAAAGGATTACCATGGGAAAAATCCTTTATTGGTTGGAGTTTTAAAAGGTTCTGTTCCATTTATGTCTGAATTGATGAAACATATTGATACCCATGTCGAGATTGATTTTATGGTCGTTTCAAGTTATCATGGTGGTACAACTAGTAGTGGTGAGGTCAAAATATTAAAAGACGTTGACACTAATATTGAAGGTCGTGATATTCTTTTTGTTGAAGATATTATTGATACTGGTCGGACCTTAAAATATTTAAGGGATATGTTCAAATATCGAAAAGCCAATTCTGTCAAAATTGCAACCTTATTTGATAAGCCAGAAGGCCGAGTGGTTGAGATTGAAGCTGACTATGTTTGTTATGATGTACCAAACGAATTTATTGTTGGTTTTGGTTTAGATTACGAAGAAAACTACCGTAATCTTCCCTATGTAGGAGTTTTAAAAGAAGAAATCTATTCAAAATAG